Proteins from a single region of Orcinus orca chromosome 20, mOrcOrc1.1, whole genome shotgun sequence:
- the LOC125962658 gene encoding uncharacterized protein LOC125962658, protein MPSGRRDGEVSRFLPDLSPKQTSTPRREHKTVFTTPRPRFRGPLNNPPKKGKLGRTFRRGRRGKGLWALWSLKLEPTPAPRAGKFDPPAGGPPGPCPRFDAYHAGLSQHHRWERWCPRRTFSSSGADFPWRGKRDSRLSPRRLLWLAAQRQAVQPPLPNRSRKLGSAHQTHGRLARPSPSPHRPGGPEAGARRTQGCPPDPTRRASGDGQAQAGKGRAPVTGVSGGGSRSLVLGLDSHSPWAPALRKPPLTLLKHADCSTGTSGFTSLCLNCLC, encoded by the coding sequence ATGCCATCGGGCCGCAGGGACGGAGAGGTCTCCCGGTTCTTGCCCGACTTGAGTCCCAAACAAACATCCACCCCACGGAGGGAGCATAAGACAGTCTTCACGACCCCGCGCCCTCGGTTTCGCGGACCCCTGAACAACCCACCCAAGAAGGGTAAACTAGGACGCACTTTTCGTCGGGGTAGGAGAGGAAAGGGGCTCTGGGCTTTGTGGAGTTTGAAGCTAgaacccacccccgcccctcgAGCCGGGAAGTTTGACCCTCCGGCGGGCGGGCCACCAGGGCCATGCCCCCGCTTCGATGCCTACCACGCTGGCCTGTCTCAGCACCATCGGTGGGAGAGGTGGTGTCCCCGCCGCACCTTCTCCAGCTCCGGGGCCGACTTTCCCTGGCGCGGTAAGCGGGACTCGAGGCTGAGTCCGAGGCGGCTGCTCTGGCTGGCTGCGCAGCGCCAAGCGGTACAGCCGCCTCTCCCTAATCGCTCTCGCAAGTTGGGTAGTGCCCACCAGACCCACGGCAGACTCGCACgaccctccccctctccccatcgGCCCGGCGGTCCTGAGGCTGGCGCGCGGAGGACCCAGGGCTGCCCTCCTGATCCCACGCGCCGTGCCAGCGGAGATGGCCAGGCccaggctgggaaggggagggcaCCAGTGACAGGTGTGAGCGGCGGGGGCTCCAGGAGCTTGGTCCTTGGTCTTGATTCACACAGTCCATGGGCACCTGCCTTGCGCAAGCCCCCCCTGACTCTCCTCAAACATGCTGACTGCTCTACTGGAACAAGTGGCttcacctccctgtgcctcaattGCCTCTGCTGA